A genomic region of Sarcophilus harrisii chromosome 6, mSarHar1.11, whole genome shotgun sequence contains the following coding sequences:
- the LOC100925816 gene encoding olfactory receptor 998-like, protein METKNQTMVTEFFFVGFTEHLQQQVLLFLMFLFFYLITVFGNLGMIILIWIDSQLHTPMYFFLSHLSFVDFCSSSTIAPKMLIDFFMEKKIISFLGCSAQMWFFGLFVATECFLLAAMAYDRYMAICNPLLYTVVMSQSVCVHLVVGPYAIGLLSSMTHTVLTFHLPFCGQNVINHFFCDISPLLSLACADTHLNKLILFVMAGAVGVFSGLTILISYIYILMAILRIRSAEGRSKAFSTCSSHLTTVSIMYGTLFFIYVRPSASFSLDLNKVVSVFYTAVIPMLNPFIYSLRNKEVKNAFRRNLERKNFLWANKNEIYL, encoded by the coding sequence ATGGAAACTAAGAATCAAACTATGGTGACTGAATTCTTTTTCGTGGGATTTACTGAGCATCTTCAGCAACAGGTTCtcctttttcttatgtttctgtttttctatctcaTCACTGTCTTTGGGAACCTGGGAATGATCATTCTGATATGGATAGACTCCCAGCTTCATACCCCCATGTACTTTTTTCTCAGTCATTTGTCCTTTGTGGATTTCTGCTCTTCTTCTACTATTGCCCCAAAGATGTTGATTGACTTCTTTATGGAGAAGAAAATCATCTCTTTTCTGGGCTGCTCAGCCCAGATGTGGTTTTTTGGGCTCTTTGTGGCCACCGAATGTTTCCTTTTGGCTGCAATGGCATATGATCGGTACATGGCAATCTGTAACCCATTGCTCTACACAGTTGTCATGTCCCAGAGTGTCTGTGTACATCTGGTGGTTGGGCCTTATGCCATTGGTCTCCTAAGTTCTATGACACATACGGTCTTAACTTTCCACTTGCCCTTCTGTGGTCAGAATGTTATCAATCATTTCTTTTGTGATATCTCACCCTTGCTCTCTCTTGCATGTGCTGACACCCATCTCAATAAGTTAATCCTTTTCGTCATGGCTGGAGCTGTGGGAGTCTTCAGTGGCCTGACCATTCTTATTTCCTACATTTACATCCTCATGGCTATCCTGAGGATCCGCTCGGCTGAAGGTAGGTCCAAGGCTTTCTCCACTTGCTCCTCACACCTGACTACTGTCAGCATCATGTATGGGACCCTCTTCTTCATCTACGTGAGGCCCAGTGCGAGCTTCTCCCTGGACCTCAACAAGGTGGTATCTGTGTTCTACACAGCAGTCATCCCCATGTTGAATCCCTTTATCTATAGCTTGAGGAACAAGGAGGTGAAAAATGCATTCAGAAGGAATCtggaaaggaaaaatttcctgtGGGCAAATAAGAATGAGATCTATTTATGA